Within the Maridesulfovibrio bastinii DSM 16055 genome, the region GAGTTTGGTGTTCAGGAAGTAAATTACAGCTTTGAAGGACATCAGATAGAACGCACTAGAGGAATGAGGGTTCTCACTGATAATGAACTCCAGAATAAGGATGTAAGCCTTACCTATGTTTCTAAACTTATGAATCGGAACTACACCAGAGCACCCATATTCAGAAAAGTACTCCAGAGTATATGCTGGCAGGTTGATAGCGGTCATGAAGTCTTTATTGTTGGTGCTATTCTCGATGATGGAACAGTAAAAGGCGGAACCGGTTGGGGAGCTGAATTTGCCAAGATTTGCAACAAACCATTGTATGTTTTTTCTCAAGATAGGGATGCCTGGTTTAAGTGGGAAAAAGATCAGTGGCTTGAATGCGGAAAACCTGTAATTGCTACAAAAGAATTTACAGCTACAGGTACCAGATTTTTAGAAGAGAATGGCAAAAAAGCCATTAGAGAATTATTTCAAAGGAGTTTTAAGTAATTCCTGTTCCTGAAACTTGTCCTTCAGCCGGGGTTATTCAGTTAATCCCGGTTTTTTTAATCTATTTTAAAGAACATAATTGTCTGCTGTAGACTTTCTGCCTGTCCTGACAGTTCTTCAGATGTTGCTGCAACTTCTTCAGATGAAGATGCATTCTGCTGGATGACAGTGTCTAACTGCTCTGTTGCATTTTTAAGGGTAATAATAGTTTCACTTTGCTCGTTGCATGCTGCTGATATTTCTTGAATAAGTTCAGAAGTATTTTTTATTTTGGGTATTATTTCTTCGAGAATATCTCCGGCTGATTCTGCTGTTTTCAAACTCTCTGCTGAGAGTTCGCTTATTTGTGACGCAGCCACACCACTTTTTTCGGCAAGCTTCCTTACTTCGGCTGCAACCACAGCAAAGCCTTTGCCATGTATTCCTGCTCTTGCCGCTTCGATTGCGGCATTAAGAGCCAGTAAATTTGTTTGCCGTGATATTTCTTCAATGATAGCAGTCCGCTCAGTAATATTTCTCATGGCTTGCAAGGTCTCATTCACGGCCTTACCACCTTCAACCGTATCTGCTGTTGCCTGCAAAACAATTTTCTCTGCCTGCGAAGCGTTTTTATCATTTTGGATTATGCTGTCAGCGATACTATCCATCGACGCACTTAACTCTTCTACTGCCGCAGCCTGTTCAGTAGCTCCTTGAGATAATGATTGTGCTGAAGCTGAAAGTTCTTCACTACCGGCAGAAACATTTTCTGCTGCATGCTGCACATCAAGTATTGTGGAACTTACTTTATCAATCATTTTTGCTATAGATTTGAAAGCTCCATGCTCATTCTGAATTTTAAATCCGAAATTCATTTTTCCTTCGGCCATATTGTCAGCAACTTTTTTCAAATCTTCAGGCTCAGTTCCAAGTGTAGATGTTATTTTCCCTGCAAAAAATCTTGATGCTAAAGCTGCTAAAAATCCAATTACAACAGCAAGTATAATGATCGTCATCAGCATGCTGTTTATGGTTTTTTGCTGTTGTTGCTTTTTTGTTTGAACGGCATCATCAATCGAGTCTATGTAGATGCCCATTCCTATAACCCAGTTCCATGGTTTAAAAAGCTTTACATATGATAATTTGGGAACACTTTTTTCTTTACCCGGTTTGTTCCAATAATATTTGATAGTTCCTTCTCCTTCTGCGGAACAAAGGTCTACCATCTCTTTAAAGAAAAACTTTCCATTGGTATCAGTTATGTTATCTATTTTTTTACCGTTCATTTCAGGGTTAAGTGGATGCATTATCATTTTGTAATTCAGGCCGTTTACCCAGAAATAATTCCCGTTTTCAAGAGTCATGTGGGCTATTTGTTCCAGAGCTTTTGATTTCATTTCAGCGGTGATATCCGATACCCATGCGCCTGTTCCTATTATCCAACCGAATTTAGGCAATTTTTTTACGTATGAAATTTTTAAAGTTTCATTTTGATCACCCGGTTTTTTCCATAAATAATCGACCATACCTTCATTCTGTTTTCGGCACAGCTTAACCATCTCATTGAACATATGTTTTCCATTGCTGTCAGCTGCTGAAGAAAGATTACTACCGTTAAGTTGGGGAGATGTTGGGTGCAGTATCATGCGTGGTGTAGAATCGTTAATCCATATATAATTTGAACCTTCATACCGTATTGGTGCTACAATCCTTTTTATTCCTTCTTTGAGCTGAGCGGCGGTTAATATACCTTCATTATTTTTTATATATGTATCTATTTGAGAGTAGCATGTAGAAATTATTTGTTTCAAATATTCAGATTTTATTTTTGATAGTGAATCTATATCGATTGATTTTTTATAAAATGATTCAATAGTGCTTTCTGCAAGCGAAACCATATCTTTTAAATCATTTTCTCTTATTTTAGTAACTTCTTTTCTATATTGTAAATTATCATTTTCTGAATATTGATTTATCTTGTAAATAAAAACAAAACATAAAATTATGATGGTTAAAAAGACAACTGCAACCTGAAAAAAAGTAAGTTTTGTTTTTAGTCTCATGCTTCTCTCTGGCGCTAATTTTTTATTTTTTTATACAGCTCAAAAAAATAGTTAACCAATAATACATTAATATTAAAAAAAATAAATACTTTTTTTATAACGATAGAATCTTTTTTAGTACTTGGTTCAGCAATCAATTGAATGAGTATGTTTATAATTTAATCTATTAATTAAAGCTGTTGACTCCAGATTTTTCAAAGCGTAAAAGAATCTTGTTTATTCTCAGGGCGGGGTGAAATTCCCCACCGGCGGTAATCCAATCAATGAATGGAAAGCCCGCGAGCGCCCCAATTGTTTTGGGGGTCAAGCAGATCTGGTGCAAATCCAGAGCCGACGGTAACAGTCCGGATAGAAGAGAATAAGGCAGATTCATTTCGTTATGGGAATTCTCTCATACGCAGACGTTCATATTTTATGGACTGTCATCCTGTCTCTTTTCGCGCCCTGATTCTGGTAAAAAATATCTAAAGGAGAATTACCATGAATCAGAATCTTCTCTCTACTTTCGGCGACTCTTATACCCGAGTTACAAATGCATTGGAAAATCTTCGTAATGGTAACGGTGTTCTTGTTACAGACAATGAGGACCGTGAAAATGAAGGTGATCTGATTTTTTCTGCTGAATTTTTGACCAATGAACAGATGGCCATGCTCATCAGGGAATGCAGTGGCATTGTGTGTCTCTGCCTGACAGATGCTAAGGTTACTGAGCTTGGTTTGGATATGATGGTAGAAAAAAACACCAGTACATACGGAACCGGTTTTACGGTGTCGATTGAGGCCGCAGAAGGTGTAACAACCGGAGTCTCCGCTGCCGATCGTGTAACTACTATCAAGGCCGCCATAGAGGATGGAGCTAAGCCTTCATGCCTGAATAAGCCTGGTCATGTTTTTCCTTTGAGAGCAAGGGCCGGAGGGGTTCTTGAAAGAGGTGGACATACTGAGGCTACAGTTGACTTAATGAAATTGGCTGGTTTGAAGGATTGTGGTGTACTTTGTGAGTTAACCAATCCTGATGGCACTATGGCCAGACTTCCTGAAATAGTAGAATTTGCACAGAAAAATAATTTTTGTGTACTTACTGTTGATGATATTATTAGCTATCGTAAACAGATTGAGATTAAAGCAAGTTAAAAAATAGTTTTAGGGCATACCTAATCATTACCGACAGCTATATTAAAGCCCGCTGAAGTTTTTAAGCTTCAGCGGGCTTGTAATTTATATTGTTTCTTCATCTCCATATAAAGAACATATGCAGCATAAAAATGTAGCAGAGTCAGTCTCACTGTTATTGCGTAATCCATGTGGTTCCATAGTAGGAGAATAAATATAATCTCCCGGTCCGCAAATCCTGTTGGACACAACTTCATCTGTTTCAGGATCATAAGAAAAACATTCCAACTCACCGCGCTCAATAAACATCGTCTGGAGGTACAGGTGACTATGGCATGGAATAATTCCACCTGGTTCAACGGTAAAATGTCTTAAACCATATTCAGGTTGTCCTTCCGCGTCTTTACCTGATTTTGACAGCCAGCGTATGGTAACTCCCTTAACTTTATATTCTTTACCCTTATATGTTGCTTTTTCAACTTTTTTACCTTCAACTTCCTTGAAATTATAGGCTTCCATTTTTTCTCCTTAATGCTCGATGATTGTATAGAATTAGATTTATGGAGTTGATTACTGCTGTTTTCAGCTTAATTTTTTAATCTGTTAAGAGCAATCAGAGAAATAAATAATCAGAAGTTTTAATTCTTCAACAATGTTTGATCCTTAACTCAGCTGCTTGAGGAAAGTGTCGCTTCAAGTTGAGAAGCTATGTTTTCATAGTATGAAAGCATTTCATCAAGAGCTGCATATTTTCTGTTGAGTTCTGTTTCAAGTGAATCTAGGCGTGCTTCTTCAGTATAAATATTGTTCTCAAGGTTGGTTATAGATTCGTCATAGCTCTTGATGAGAAGAGGTATTGATCCACTTGTAACGTCAGTCATGCTTGTAAACAGATCAGCTAATTCGCCGCATTTACCTTGTTTAACGCTTATAGTCGCATTGTATGTTCCATCATCTGATTCAACGCAGTTAAGATAAAGTCCGTTTGCATCGCTATTGCTTTGGGCAAGCATGGTTGAGCCTGAAATTTTCATTTCGACTCCATCTATTGTCGCAGATATAATTTCTCCGCCGGAGATTTCATATTCAACTGAATACTCACCAGCTTTAGTAAGTCCGCTAACGCTTGAAATTACCTCAAGCGATGAAGTATTGCTCTCTGCTTCACCGGATGCTGCGAAGAGGGTTGCAACCGCTTCAGGGTCTGCTGCAATTGCTTCCTCCAGATCATCGTAATCTATGACAAGTTGCCCAAAAGTATCTGATCCCTGTTCAGAGTCTGTTGTAATTCCTATTGTTGAAAGAGTGGTGTAAAGATCTCCTTCCTCAGTAGTGCTGTCATATCTTTCAAAACCAAGACCGATTGTTGAAAGCACGTTTTTTATTGAATTATAGACAACATCGAGTGAACTGTCATTTAGTGTGAATGAAGAATCATCGTCATCATCACTATCTTCGTCATCGGTGTCAGTAGAAACAGAATAATCAGTGTCGGTATCAAGTCTCCCTGTTACATTTTGAATATCATATATCATTTGATTTATTTCAGATACAAAATTTTCTATAGTGCTTACCATTGCATCTGTATCATATGTTACTCCGACTTCAACTCCATCAGAGTCCGTAGTGTGATTGAGTTCAAGAGTCACACCATCTATAAGATCGGTAACTGTGTTAGAGTCCCGTTCAAGCCATGAATCTTCAGCAGAAGGGTAACCGTCTATTTTTAATTCTGCATTGCACGCCGCCTGAGTATTATTAAAATCAGCAGAACTTATTCCGTTAAGGTCAAAATCCACTATTTCAATTACATTTGAGCTTCCAGTATCGTTACCACTGAGCTTAAGATGGTATCCGCTTCCATCATATATTAATGATGAAGAAATTTTATCATCAAAATCAGAATCAGAGTTAATCATATTAACAAGTTCTTCAGCAGTTGTTCCTGCTGCAATATCAAGGGAGAGACTTTCCCCTGCGTATGAAAGTGTTATAGATGTAGCGTTTGATGCGATAATGTCATCTTCAGATGAAAATGAAATGTCTTCAGCTATCCAGACGTCTTTGCGCGCAAGCTGGCCAATTACTATAGTGTGGGTTCCGGTTTTAGCTCCATCACCTGCTGTTGCGGTTATCTCATCACTTGAAGTTGTCTCTTTGTATGAAAGAAACTCGTCAACTTCATCCATTTCCTGAAGAGTTCCAGAAAGGGTAACCATATTTTCATTAAGAGTTGCAAGAACATCTTTCGCTGTTTCTGCATATTCAAGATCTTCCTCATATGCTTCCTTTTTGTATTCCTGAAGCTCCATGGTCGCATCTATAATGTCATCAAAGTCAGTTCCATTCCCAAGGCCGGAGAAGGTTATTGATCCGGAACTGGTATTGGATGAATATGATAAAACGTCTGAAGAAAGAGAAGAAACTGCCATATTATAAACCTCCTATATATAATCCAGAATACTTTGACTCATAGATTTGGATGCTGAACTTAGCACTGCTTCATATACATATTCAGCCTGATTCAGCTCAATTGACAGTTGCGCTGCATTTATGTCTTCTTCTGAACTGATAGCAGATGCCGTTCTCTCCCTTGCAAGACCAAGACTGCTGACCATGTAATCAACCCTGTTTTCGCGCGCTCCTATTGTCGCAGCTATAGTGTTCAGCTTTTCATTTCCTGAACTGAGTTTTTCAAGATTTTCTTCAACTTTGTCAGTATTGCCTGTCTGCAGGTAAGCAATGGTTTCGCAAATAGATTCAAATAAATTGGGTTCACCATACGAATTTCCATCACTATCCTGACCACCAAAAGCTTCATATCCAACGGTCGTTGCATCTATTGAATAATTTTCAGCAATATTTACAGACATGGCATCATCAGAGCCCTGATATATCATTGTAGTTCTAACTATGAAGGAGCTTCCGGTATCCTCATCTGCTGTAGTGACAACAGTTCCAGAGGCAATCTCAATTGTTGCATCTTCAATCGTTATTGTCGTTTCAGGCGGGACTGAAGTTCCATCTAAGATTCCAGTTTCCCAGGTTGTTCCGCCGTCTGTCGAATATTTATAGTCTAGTGAGTCCGTTCCTACTGTTCCGTCAGAGGTAAATTCTACCATGATCGCACTGTCTATTTCTCCACTCAGGCTAAGCTCACTTGAAGATGGGGAGTCACCAGTAACAGTCACACCGAGACCATATGTGTATGGAGAACTATCAATTGCATCACCTGAAAATATGTATTGATCTCCAGATTTTGTAGCTGATATCGCTACCAGAGAGTCAAGGTATGCCTCCATTTCTTCAGCAATCATATTAAGTTGTGTGTCGCTATAAGTCCCGGTAGAACCTTGTTCAGCTTGTTCCATTAAGGATGTCATAATTTCGCTTGCTTCTATTATCTGGTCGTCAGCTGTACCTAGAAGAGCACTTACTGAGTTTCCGTTATCAATATATCCTGCCAGAGATTCATCATAGCTTCTGAGTTTCATGACTAATCCCATACCCGAAGGGTCGTCAGATGGGGTATTAAGTTTTTTCTGTGAGCTGGATTGTTCGTTAAGATTGTTTAACCGGACCAATGATGAATTCACATTGTTGAGAGACGTTGCGTAAACCTGATTAGTACTTATCCGCATAAGATTTCTCCTTGTCACATCATGTCTAAAATACTGTCGAACATGGTCTGGGTAACGGTGATAATCTGGCATGCAGCCTGATACTGTTGCTGATATTTAGTTAGATTTACGACTTCTTCTTCAACATTAACTCCACTTACAGATTCCTGTTGGTCGTAGTACAGCTGCGCAGCACTGGTATCGCAAGCTATCTGGGTATCGATATTCTGTGCTGACGCACCAACTTTTGAGACGATACTTGATAGATATGAGGACAATGTTTGTGTCGTAGACGATGTTTCAGTATTAATATTAACGGAATTATTAAGCAGAGAACTGATTGATTCAGCTGAAGAGTTGCTGCCGGCCGAGACTGTTCCGTTGTCACCGACTTCTCCACAATTTATGTGGGAAGAATTTTCTTGTATGTATGAATTTACGGTTATATCTGCTGCATTAGATCCTTCGAAGAAGGTATTTATTCCTGCAGCGGCTAAAAAACCGGTAGAATCTGACCCGAATTCAAATGAATAATCGCCTTGGGCCTGAATTTTAAGGGTCCCGTCAGATGTTATTGATGCTGATAAAATTCCTGAAAAATCAGAGTTGATCTGGGATATAATATCATTAAGTGAATCCGTTGAAGCATCAATTGATATAGATGAATTAGAAATTACGGCTCCATCTGAATCATAGGCGTAAATTTCAAATGATCCGTCTTCTATATTTTTATCGTATATAAGCCCGCTGTCAGATAATGCTGCCGTTTGATCTTCAATTGTGTATGTCCCAGTCACAGAAGTGTGGGATTCAAGACCTGCTCCTTGTGAGTGTGCTGAATTGACTTCGTAAATGAGGCCCGATGATAGCGCATCCAGTTCATCTAAAGTTGGCAGTAGATCATCATCCCTGACTTTAAATAGTCCTGCAATACTACCGCCGGTAACCCTGTTGGAGGTATCGTCTCCATTTGAATCAGTAAGCGGAGTACAGTTAACTAATGCCCCTGAGCTTTTTTCCCAGTATAGGCCGGTTTTGGGAACTATAGTGTAGCGGTCTCCGGTTTCATGGTCAGTTGTTCCTCCTGAGAAATAAATTTCAACTCCATCTATCTCTACAGGGGAAGATGAATCTGAGGCAGTGTAGAGAATAGTGTTCCCGTTATCATCTTCCGCCCAGCTGTTTCCTCCATCAAAAGAAACTTTGAATTGAGCTGTTCCGTCTGTTCCGGATGAAACAAACTCGATCATAATTTCTTCACTTGAACTTCCGGAATAATTTATTTCTCCATCATAATCAGAATCAGGCATCAATGAATCATTACTCTGGGATGAAGAATAAGCCAGATGATGGGTTGTTGTTCCGTCTACAAGAGGGAGGCCGTTATCAGTATAAACTGATGTCTGCCCGTTGCTGTTTGTTTCTGTTTCGATGCCAATAAGTTCATCAAGTTCTCTTATTATCTGGGCGCGGCTGGAAACTAGGTCGGTATTGTCTGGGTCTGCAGATATTTGTTTATTCAAACTGGCAAGGGTATCTATGTATTCATTTGCTTCATCGACCTGTGATTGTATCTCATCCTCAATGGTGCTTTTCATTGTTAAGAGTTCGCTGGAAGTAGAGTTCAAAGCATAAACCAACGATTCGGCTTCTCCCAGAAGTGCTTCACGTTCAGCTGTCGAATCAGGATCAGTTGAAAGGTCACTCCATGCATCCAGAAATGCATCAAGTTGTGTTCCTAATCCATCTTCGTCTGATTCGTTTAAAAGTTCTTCCATTTGGGCGAGATAGTCTGCGACAGCTTCATTTCCTGAAAGTGAAGCTGCCGCTGTCAGATATTGTGCTTCCACAAAAGAATCCCAATTAGCTGTTATAGAGCTTATCTCAGCTCCGGTGCCTATGCTGCTTCCTGAAACAGTAATGTTTCCTGTGGAAGAATAATTGGTATCTGTTCTTTGGTATCCGCTTGTCTCTGCATTTGCGATATTGTTGGATGTATTGTTAATAGAAACTTGAGCATTTGCTATTGCCCTTGAACCTATTGTGAAGAGGTTGCTGATCATTTCTTCCTCCAGTCAGTAGCTATCGTTTCAGATTTATTGCTGTCTGGAGAAGGGTGTCAGCTGTCGTTACGACTTTGCTGTTAGCCTGATACGCTGCTTGAATGATAATCAGTCTGGTCATTTCTGATGCCAGATCAACATTTGAAGATTCGAGGGCATTTGATACAACTGAGCCGAATCCGCCTGTCCCTGCTGTCCCTATTATTGCCTGTCCTGATTCCGTCGTTGAGGTGAATAGGTTGCTCCCGTTTGCGACGAGCCCTTCTTTATTTGTAAAATCGGCAAGGGCCAGCTGATAAAGTTCAATTGTCTGACTGTTTGAATAGTTTCCACTGATAATTCCGTTCTCATCTACAGAGACTGAAAGAAGCGATCCTGTTGAATAACCATCCTGAGTTGTACTGTAGGTGGCTGAAGAACTGTCACTATAACTTGTAGTGGCTCCGGTTGTTAGGCTTGAACTGTTGAATGTCGGCAGATCGGAATAGCTGGTTGCAGAAGTGATATCACCGAGAGTTGTCACCCCTGAAGTGGTCGTCCAGCCATCACCGATTGTTGAGCCGGTGTTTGTCATTCCGAAATCTATTGAAATGTCCTGACCGGAAGTGCTTCCGGTAAAGTTGGCATTTACTTCCGTTAGTCCAGCATCGCTGAAATCAGCCAGAACCCAGTTGTCAAGGTCTTTAGGATCGGATGATACCGGTGAGTCCGTAAGAGTGTATGCCGTCTGTGAGATTAACTGTCCCTCTGAATCAAAGGTCAGTGTTCCGGTCATAAGCATACCTGCGGCACTGGTCGTGTTGAGGTCCGTTCCTCCGAATGAACGCATATCTTCTTCCGGATTGCAGGAAACCACGTATTCCCAGACAATATTACCATCAGCATCAACATCCACAGGGTCCATGTAATAGGTAAGATCATGGGAAGTACCATTTTCATCATAAATGGTAATGGTGCTTGAGTAGCTGTATCTTGAGTCGTCAAGTGGAGGATCATCGGTTCCGTCATAAAGCTCAAATTCAGAAGTATACGGATTGGTTGTAACGGCATTGTCGGTACTCTGAGAATTAAGATTCATAGAAACGAAAACTTCACTTGTCGCATTCGGCGGAGATTGGGACTGGTCAAGCTGAATTGTAGTCAATGCTCCAGAAGCAGAACCGTTTTCAACTTCCCATCCCTGAACCTGATTTCCGTATGGATCAACAAGATAACCATCCTTATCAAAATCGAAGTTGCCGGCTCGGGTATAGTATGTTGTCCCCAGATCTGGGTCATAAACTACAAAGTATCCGTCCCCGTTAAGTGCTACATTTGTAGCTGTGCTGGAGTCTTCGTAAGAACCTTGGGTGTAATCAGTGTTTACGGAAGCAACACCTGCTCCGTTACCAACCTGATCGCCACCGCTTCCTGTACTGATTGAAGAGTAAAAAACATCTTCGAATGTTGTGTACGAAGCTTTGAAACCTACAGTGCTTGAGTTTGCAAGATTGTTACTGACGACTGAAGTTGCCTGACTATTGACATTAATTCCGGAAATTCCTGTATATAATGTACTTGTGATACCCATGATAGTTTCCTTATTAAGAGGCTAGAAGGGTTACATCGGTTAGGTTCACTTCCCTGCCGTCTTCAAGAGTGAAGACCACTCCATCATCTTCCTGACTTATCGCGGCAACTGTTCCCTCAGACTCCATCGAAACGTCGACTTCCGCTCCATTGGAGTCGTATGCGAAAGCTTGAAGCGTATAATATCCGTCACTGGTCAAAGCTCCGCTTGCATTTATTTCATCTCCATCAATGGTGAATGTTCCGGAGGAAACGTCCTCGTAATAGTTTGTGGCAACAATATTTCCGTCTGAGTCGTAAATATTTATTCCAAGATTTGCCGCATCTTCACTTAGGGTGATGGTTACGGTTGAATCGATTTCACCATCACTTACTTCTGCTACGCCGCCTTCAGCGGAAACTTTCTGGCCGAGATAACTGGAGCTGTTGATCTTGGACATTGATTGAATTTCAGAAAGTATGGTGTCTAATTTATCGTTAGTACTGGTTTGCTGCTCCAGCATTGAATATTGTGTCATTTGGGAAACCATCTCAGAATTATCAACTGGATCTGTCGGGTCTTGATATTCCATTTGTGTTGTAAGCAAAGTCAGAAAGTCGAGCTGGCTTAAAGTTGTATTGCTGGAAGAATCGGTCGTAGTGGTTGTTGATGAATTGACAGCTTCTACACTCATGATTTTTTCCTCCTTTTGGTGTGAATATCTAGATATTTCCTCAGCTTATTTATTGATTGATGCTTTATGCTTCTGACAGTCCCGGATTTGATTTTTAGCTTGTCTGCTATTTCCACGGATTTAAGGCCTTCAACAAAAGACATCTCAAGAATTTGCGTTTGACGTTGTGTTAGTACACCAGGAGGTATTTTTAGTTTAATATTGTCAGTTTCAACATTTTTATCGATGTATAATTCGTAATATTTGTAGTTATAATTTTTTATTTTACGTAGATAGTCTATTGTTACGGTCCTACTTATTATTGAAATCCAAGTTTTTATTGAACTTTTTTTGTAAGAAAATTTTTTTATGTAATTATTTTTTATAATTTTGAAAGCTATATCTTGAAAAATATCATCAATATCTGATTGATTTAATTTGTATGTATTGTTCTTTAAAAAATAATTAATACAATTTTTAATTGTATATTCATATTTTTTGAAAAATATATTTAAATCGTGACTTATATTTTGATTATCTAATTCTTTATTAATTGTTTTCATAAAGCCTCCTATGCTGTTTAAAAAGCAACAGGCGTGCCTTATAAAGTTTACAACTATAAATTTATAATTAATTTTTCAAAATATAATATTAAATAATATTAATTATAAATTTATATTTTAATTTTTAGTTTGTTTTTTTAACAAAAATTAATGTTGAATATCTTTGAATTGCACAATCAGTGATTTTGAAAATGAGGTTTTGGGTGAAGAGGAATTTTTTTCCTTAGTAATAAAAACTGGACGGAATTTTTTTCAGAATATAAAAAGCCCGCATCAGAATTCACTGATGCGGGCATAAGTTGTTTGTTTAATGGGGTGGATTATCCACCTATCAGAGAGAGAGCCATTTGAGGCAAAGAGTTTGCCTGAGCCAGCATGGACGTTGCAGATTGTGTTATTATCTGCTGTCTTGAGTATTCAGTCATTTCTGTTGCCACGTCGACATCAGATATTTGCGATTCTGCTGAGGATAGGTTTTCGGATTGTATCTGAAGGTTTGAGATAGTTGCATCAAGCCTGTTCTGGAGGGCTCCAAGATTGGCTCTTATCTTATCCTTGGAGACAATAGCCTTGTCGAGAGCAGCCAGAGATTCCTGAGCTGCTTCCTGAGTTGATACAGAGTATCCTGCATTTTCGGTTGACTGATTTCCAACGCCCAAGGCAGAAGCAGTGCACTTCCCGATTTCCACGTCATACTTGTCTTCAGCCGAGTCATTGCCTGTGCCGAAATGGATAGTCAGCGCATTGTCTCCACTTATATTGCCGTTTAAAAGGTAAATGCCGTTAAAGTCAGTTGCGCTTGCTATTCTGGTGATTTCAGATGCCATGGCTTGATATTCTTCATCGATCAAAGCTCGCTGGTCTGAAGTGTATGTTCCGGTAGCAGCCTGCTCAGCAAGTTCCTTCATTCTGATCAGCTTTTCGTCAACTACGGAGAGAGCTCCGTCAGCTGTCTGAATCATTGAAATGCCATCATTAGCATTACGCACACCCTGATTAAGGGTGGATACGTCGGAACGCATAAGTTCTCTGACAGCCAGACCTGCGGCATCGTCAGAAGCACTGTTAATACGAAGTCCGGATGACAGTCTTTCTGTTGAAGTTCCTAATGCGTTGTAGGCATCATTTAGATGTCTTGCTG harbors:
- the flgL gene encoding flagellar hook-associated protein FlgL, producing the protein MRISTNQVYATSLNNVNSSLVRLNNLNEQSSSQKKLNTPSDDPSGMGLVMKLRSYDESLAGYIDNGNSVSALLGTADDQIIEASEIMTSLMEQAEQGSTGTYSDTQLNMIAEEMEAYLDSLVAISATKSGDQYIFSGDAIDSSPYTYGLGVTVTGDSPSSSELSLSGEIDSAIMVEFTSDGTVGTDSLDYKYSTDGGTTWETGILDGTSVPPETTITIEDATIEIASGTVVTTADEDTGSSFIVRTTMIYQGSDDAMSVNIAENYSIDATTVGYEAFGGQDSDGNSYGEPNLFESICETIAYLQTGNTDKVEENLEKLSSGNEKLNTIAATIGARENRVDYMVSSLGLARERTASAISSEEDINAAQLSIELNQAEYVYEAVLSSASKSMSQSILDYI
- a CDS encoding cupin domain-containing protein, which encodes MEAYNFKEVEGKKVEKATYKGKEYKVKGVTIRWLSKSGKDAEGQPEYGLRHFTVEPGGIIPCHSHLYLQTMFIERGELECFSYDPETDEVVSNRICGPGDYIYSPTMEPHGLRNNSETDSATFLCCICSLYGDEETI
- the fliD gene encoding flagellar filament capping protein FliD, with protein sequence MAVSSLSSDVLSYSSNTSSGSITFSGLGNGTDFDDIIDATMELQEYKKEAYEEDLEYAETAKDVLATLNENMVTLSGTLQEMDEVDEFLSYKETTSSDEITATAGDGAKTGTHTIVIGQLARKDVWIAEDISFSSEDDIIASNATSITLSYAGESLSLDIAAGTTAEELVNMINSDSDFDDKISSSLIYDGSGYHLKLSGNDTGSSNVIEIVDFDLNGISSADFNNTQAACNAELKIDGYPSAEDSWLERDSNTVTDLIDGVTLELNHTTDSDGVEVGVTYDTDAMVSTIENFVSEINQMIYDIQNVTGRLDTDTDYSVSTDTDDEDSDDDDDSSFTLNDSSLDVVYNSIKNVLSTIGLGFERYDSTTEEGDLYTTLSTIGITTDSEQGSDTFGQLVIDYDDLEEAIAADPEAVATLFAASGEAESNTSSLEVISSVSGLTKAGEYSVEYEISGGEIISATIDGVEMKISGSTMLAQSNSDANGLYLNCVESDDGTYNATISVKQGKCGELADLFTSMTDVTSGSIPLLIKSYDESITNLENNIYTEEARLDSLETELNRKYAALDEMLSYYENIASQLEATLSSSS
- the ribB gene encoding 3,4-dihydroxy-2-butanone-4-phosphate synthase, whose translation is MNQNLLSTFGDSYTRVTNALENLRNGNGVLVTDNEDRENEGDLIFSAEFLTNEQMAMLIRECSGIVCLCLTDAKVTELGLDMMVEKNTSTYGTGFTVSIEAAEGVTTGVSAADRVTTIKAAIEDGAKPSCLNKPGHVFPLRARAGGVLERGGHTEATVDLMKLAGLKDCGVLCELTNPDGTMARLPEIVEFAQKNNFCVLTVDDIISYRKQIEIKAS
- a CDS encoding methyl-accepting chemotaxis protein; translated protein: MRLKTKLTFFQVAVVFLTIIILCFVFIYKINQYSENDNLQYRKEVTKIRENDLKDMVSLAESTIESFYKKSIDIDSLSKIKSEYLKQIISTCYSQIDTYIKNNEGILTAAQLKEGIKRIVAPIRYEGSNYIWINDSTPRMILHPTSPQLNGSNLSSAADSNGKHMFNEMVKLCRKQNEGMVDYLWKKPGDQNETLKISYVKKLPKFGWIIGTGAWVSDITAEMKSKALEQIAHMTLENGNYFWVNGLNYKMIMHPLNPEMNGKKIDNITDTNGKFFFKEMVDLCSAEGEGTIKYYWNKPGKEKSVPKLSYVKLFKPWNWVIGMGIYIDSIDDAVQTKKQQQQKTINSMLMTIIILAVVIGFLAALASRFFAGKITSTLGTEPEDLKKVADNMAEGKMNFGFKIQNEHGAFKSIAKMIDKVSSTILDVQHAAENVSAGSEELSASAQSLSQGATEQAAAVEELSASMDSIADSIIQNDKNASQAEKIVLQATADTVEGGKAVNETLQAMRNITERTAIIEEISRQTNLLALNAAIEAARAGIHGKGFAVVAAEVRKLAEKSGVAASQISELSAESLKTAESAGDILEEIIPKIKNTSELIQEISAACNEQSETIITLKNATEQLDTVIQQNASSSEEVAATSEELSGQAESLQQTIMFFKID